From Aristaeella lactis, the proteins below share one genomic window:
- a CDS encoding vWA domain-containing protein produces the protein MKKNLTEMVFILDKSGSMSGLEADTIGGFNGMIEKQKKEEGEALVSTVLFSDESVVLHDRVDLAKIEPMTDRQYYVGGCTALIDAIGGAIHHIGNVHKYAREEDRPEHTIFIITTDGMENASRHYSSDRVKAMVQRQKEKYGWEFLFLGANIDAVETAARFGINEDRAVTYHCDPIGQSLNYEEISKAVRTVRRSEKLDRRWKQKIEEDFEARKND, from the coding sequence ATGAAAAAGAACCTGACAGAAATGGTCTTCATCCTTGACAAGAGCGGCTCCATGTCCGGCCTGGAGGCGGATACGATCGGCGGCTTCAACGGCATGATCGAAAAGCAGAAAAAGGAGGAAGGCGAAGCGCTGGTCTCCACCGTGCTGTTTTCCGATGAAAGCGTGGTGCTTCATGACCGGGTGGACCTGGCGAAGATCGAACCAATGACGGACAGGCAGTATTATGTCGGCGGGTGCACCGCCCTGATCGACGCCATCGGCGGAGCCATTCACCACATCGGCAACGTCCACAAATATGCCCGGGAGGAAGACCGGCCGGAACACACCATCTTCATCATCACCACAGACGGCATGGAAAACGCCAGCCGCCATTATTCCAGCGACCGGGTCAAGGCCATGGTGCAGCGGCAGAAGGAAAAATACGGCTGGGAGTTCCTGTTCCTCGGGGCAAACATCGACGCGGTGGAAACCGCTGCCCGCTTCGGAATCAATGAAGACCGGGCCGTGACCTACCATTGCGATCCCATTGGCCAGTCCCTGAACTATGAGGAAATAAGCAAAGCCGTCAGGACCGTGCGCCGTTCCGAAAAGCTGGACCGCCGGTGGAAGCAGAAGATTGAAGAAGACTTTGAAGCACGGAAAAACGACTGA
- a CDS encoding GNAT family N-acetyltransferase — MESARLLIRPMEDGDESAFVRGIADRDLRAAYGFPVDMEEDVSVQIFRHFLGLNRALSLVGKESGEMIGFLLDLAPELPEETASSLPEKGRTLAYAVFPPYQRKGYMQEALETLVPELFQAVEYIHCGHFEENEPSRNLLRKLGFRECAGHTAGKKLIVDEILFPGQG, encoded by the coding sequence ATGGAAAGTGCCAGACTGCTGATCAGGCCCATGGAAGACGGGGATGAATCCGCCTTTGTCAGGGGCATAGCCGACCGGGACCTGCGGGCTGCTTATGGCTTTCCGGTCGATATGGAGGAGGACGTTTCTGTTCAGATCTTCCGGCACTTTCTTGGACTGAACCGGGCGCTGTCGCTGGTGGGGAAGGAATCGGGAGAAATGATCGGATTCTTGCTGGATCTTGCCCCGGAACTGCCGGAGGAAACAGCTTCCAGCCTGCCGGAAAAGGGCCGGACGCTGGCCTATGCCGTGTTTCCGCCGTACCAGCGGAAAGGATACATGCAGGAGGCGCTGGAAACCCTGGTTCCGGAGTTGTTCCAGGCGGTGGAATATATCCATTGCGGCCATTTTGAGGAAAACGAACCCAGCCGGAACCTGCTCCGGAAGCTGGGCTTCCGGGAATGTGCCGGGCATACGGCCGGGAAGAAGCTGATTGTTGATGAGATCCTGTTTCCCGGACAAGGGTAA
- a CDS encoding RNA polymerase sigma factor, producing the protein MTGIQGPDSVKQERLTVLIRRYEKDILRICYLYLHDTEQARDTVQETFLKAYTHLDSLRDEKKEKSWLLRIAVNLCRDHLRSPWVTRLNRFVQPEDLPIAAEQPDETHAALTAAVMNLPRKYMEAIMLRYVQGYDLQETSEILGITPSAVSRRCSRACVILKNELEGSDKDNA; encoded by the coding sequence GTGACTGGAATCCAGGGCCCGGATTCTGTAAAACAGGAAAGACTTACTGTCCTGATCCGCCGATACGAAAAAGACATCCTGAGAATCTGCTACCTGTATCTTCATGACACGGAACAGGCCCGGGATACTGTACAGGAAACCTTCCTGAAAGCTTATACGCACCTGGACAGCCTGCGTGACGAAAAGAAGGAAAAAAGCTGGCTGCTCCGGATCGCGGTCAATCTCTGCCGGGATCATCTGCGAAGCCCGTGGGTCACCCGTCTCAACCGGTTTGTTCAGCCGGAAGACCTGCCCATCGCCGCGGAACAGCCGGATGAAACCCACGCCGCCCTGACAGCGGCTGTAATGAACCTTCCACGGAAGTACATGGAAGCCATTATGCTCCGGTATGTCCAGGGATATGACCTGCAGGAAACCTCCGAGATTCTGGGAATTACACCTTCTGCCGTATCAAGGCGGTGCAGCCGCGCCTGCGTCATACTGAAAAACGAACTGGAAGGGAGCGATAAAGACAATGCATGA
- a CDS encoding CotH kinase family protein translates to MHESKAQERIHEAVRDSLSWLDELPSRETEILEQTKKEAEPLITIYNGTCETRIEPAYTPAVNRNPSVRFRSLAAIAAVLVLLTGLWTIRLNRSDSLPLDTVTQPIGTEAAPGTPGQDSPKFPAAVSLQDENQSPSLDRIDLYVEEDLLWNKETGILAEGDNVDKSKGIPFQNTVYRQVARAGGSAEGKLEYRNGQGSLLFTDDISLQLDPEDTFSMDMPQKSFLLKASDGSFDYPLFDDRTADAYPTILLRNGGNDSMWTRVMDEVQHRLIERHTDARLLTQAWRPVNVYLNGEYWGIYNMRENVDAYTVCRYEQIPDDLADDITILYINGTPLQGQKKNFVSMREQIKNSDPAHNPEDLAYLEQEIDIDSFLDWLTVEMYFGNSDIGNGMVYRVPGGKWKCLIQDLDYGLFSSGFNSVESYLKEKGMGEVAIDNSIFLKILEVDKYRELFFTKLGSLFHSLTTEVMLAELDECVEWIEPSMQAHFDRWGPLNDKAIISELPTTSEGAWQYWQQRIKRLRKTMLKRPILLYGYIQEFFGMSDTEMAVYFPTDIPKELPDSAT, encoded by the coding sequence ATGCATGAAAGCAAAGCACAGGAACGCATTCATGAAGCTGTCCGTGACAGCCTCTCCTGGCTGGATGAGCTTCCTTCCCGGGAAACAGAAATCCTGGAACAAACGAAGAAGGAGGCCGAACCTTTGATCACAATATATAACGGCACCTGTGAAACAAGAATTGAACCGGCATACACGCCGGCAGTAAACAGAAACCCGTCAGTCCGCTTCAGGTCCCTGGCAGCGATAGCCGCTGTCCTGGTCCTTCTCACCGGACTGTGGACCATCCGGCTGAACCGGAGTGATAGCCTGCCGCTGGATACCGTAACACAGCCCATCGGCACCGAGGCCGCCCCCGGCACGCCGGGGCAGGATTCCCCCAAATTTCCCGCGGCAGTCAGCCTGCAGGATGAAAACCAGTCTCCGTCCCTGGATCGGATTGACCTGTATGTGGAGGAAGACCTGCTGTGGAACAAGGAAACCGGTATCCTGGCTGAGGGAGACAATGTGGATAAATCCAAAGGCATTCCCTTTCAAAACACGGTATACCGCCAGGTCGCCAGGGCCGGCGGCAGCGCTGAAGGAAAACTGGAATACCGGAACGGACAGGGATCACTCCTGTTCACGGATGACATCAGCCTGCAGCTTGATCCCGAAGACACGTTTTCCATGGACATGCCCCAGAAAAGCTTTCTCCTCAAAGCATCGGACGGATCCTTTGATTATCCGCTCTTTGATGACCGAACCGCCGATGCCTATCCCACCATCCTGCTCCGGAATGGCGGGAATGACAGCATGTGGACCCGCGTGATGGACGAAGTACAGCACCGGCTGATTGAAAGACATACGGACGCCCGCCTGCTGACCCAGGCCTGGAGACCGGTAAACGTCTACCTGAACGGGGAATACTGGGGCATCTACAATATGCGGGAAAACGTGGATGCCTACACCGTCTGCCGCTATGAACAGATTCCGGATGATCTGGCGGATGACATCACCATTCTGTATATCAACGGCACACCATTACAGGGCCAGAAAAAAAACTTTGTCAGCATGCGCGAACAGATCAAAAACAGCGATCCGGCCCATAATCCGGAAGATCTGGCATACCTGGAGCAGGAAATCGATATTGACAGTTTCCTGGACTGGCTCACCGTGGAAATGTATTTCGGAAACAGCGACATCGGGAACGGAATGGTTTACCGGGTGCCCGGCGGCAAGTGGAAATGCCTGATCCAGGACCTGGATTACGGACTGTTTAGTTCCGGTTTTAACTCAGTCGAAAGCTACCTGAAAGAAAAGGGAATGGGTGAGGTAGCGATCGACAACAGTATCTTCCTGAAGATCCTGGAGGTGGACAAATACCGGGAGCTTTTCTTCACCAAGCTGGGCAGCCTGTTCCATTCCCTGACCACCGAAGTGATGCTGGCCGAACTGGACGAATGTGTCGAATGGATCGAGCCAAGTATGCAGGCCCATTTTGACCGCTGGGGTCCGTTGAATGACAAAGCTATCATTTCTGAACTCCCGACCACATCCGAAGGCGCATGGCAGTACTGGCAGCAGCGGATCAAGCGGCTGCGGAAGACCATGCTGAAGCGTCCGATCCTGCTGTACGGCTACATCCAGGAATTTTTCGGAATGAGCGATACAGAAATGGCTGTATACTTCCCGACAGACATCCCAAAGGAATTACCGGACTCTGCCACTTAA
- a CDS encoding zf-HC2 domain-containing protein: MNKDCEIIQDLMPLVIDGVCSDKSREAVEAHVKECAECAAVYEDLKKDLFHQKSPEKQEKKDVERSLKTVLKKKKVSRFLKPFLLGMLIVALAVGGIFGYQYLSDLQVPLDPDQYDIRLFRMENGDVAVIADYKELNGSDQWINMWIEGDLEDPLPEDCDPSDPEQMEKLIEAGRAVRHDDTVFFRYTQREKYTAKKFFLGRKRQEVLHKGQKLVHNEILKFIRAGEFSENTCLGYHVMKGNDRLVWSLGDDLPAASEELETYYRYLREYRRIHDEIFEYSAEARGYVAVAPDAERRSELMQQHLYALEANLPELQPWIGEKPEPLDEETVKWAFSYSTWEDWGAESE; encoded by the coding sequence ATGAATAAAGACTGTGAGATCATCCAGGATCTGATGCCGCTGGTGATCGACGGCGTTTGCAGTGACAAGAGCCGGGAAGCGGTGGAAGCCCATGTGAAGGAGTGCGCGGAGTGCGCGGCGGTTTACGAAGACCTGAAAAAGGATCTTTTTCATCAGAAATCTCCCGAAAAGCAGGAGAAAAAGGATGTGGAACGCTCCCTGAAGACGGTGCTGAAGAAAAAGAAGGTAAGCCGTTTCCTGAAGCCGTTCCTGCTGGGCATGCTGATCGTGGCGCTGGCTGTCGGCGGCATCTTCGGATATCAGTATCTGTCGGACCTTCAGGTGCCGCTGGATCCGGATCAGTATGATATTCGCCTGTTCCGGATGGAGAACGGGGATGTGGCTGTGATCGCGGATTATAAGGAACTGAACGGCAGCGACCAGTGGATCAATATGTGGATTGAAGGAGATTTAGAAGATCCCCTGCCGGAAGATTGTGATCCTTCGGATCCTGAACAGATGGAGAAACTGATAGAAGCGGGACGCGCCGTGCGCCATGATGATACTGTTTTCTTCCGGTATACCCAGCGGGAGAAGTATACGGCGAAGAAATTCTTCCTGGGCCGTAAAAGGCAGGAAGTGCTCCATAAAGGACAGAAACTGGTTCATAATGAAATCCTGAAGTTTATACGTGCCGGGGAATTTTCGGAAAATACCTGCCTTGGATATCATGTCATGAAAGGCAATGACCGGCTTGTCTGGTCCTTGGGGGACGACCTGCCGGCGGCATCAGAGGAACTGGAGACATATTACCGGTATCTGAGGGAGTACAGGCGTATCCATGACGAGATCTTTGAATACAGCGCAGAGGCAAGGGGCTATGTGGCTGTTGCTCCGGATGCTGAACGCCGCAGTGAATTGATGCAGCAGCACCTGTATGCCCTGGAAGCTAATCTTCCGGAACTGCAGCCCTGGATCGGGGAAAAGCCGGAACCGCTGGATGAGGAAACAGTCAAATGGGCATTCAGTTACAGCACATGGGAGGATTGGGGAGCGGAAAGTGAATAA
- a CDS encoding RNA polymerase sigma factor, which translates to MPEAEVIYDQYKDLVFGYLIRLCRNRDLAEDLTQETFYAAIRQWDTFRKDSDTGTWLCSIARNQYYLLLRKADKQRKLLEKQQAEAAEDDFTEKLMDRITAFDAYKILHRLKEPYREILTMRLFSELGYREIGELFERSEDWARVMCFRAKRMIVEQMKEETKNE; encoded by the coding sequence TTGCCTGAGGCTGAAGTGATCTATGATCAGTATAAGGACCTGGTGTTCGGATATCTGATCCGCCTGTGCAGGAACCGGGACCTGGCGGAAGACCTGACACAGGAGACCTTTTATGCCGCGATCAGGCAGTGGGATACGTTCCGGAAGGACAGTGACACGGGAACGTGGCTCTGTTCCATCGCCCGGAATCAGTATTACCTGCTGCTGCGAAAAGCCGACAAGCAGCGGAAGCTGCTGGAAAAGCAGCAGGCGGAAGCGGCTGAGGATGATTTTACCGAAAAGCTGATGGACCGGATCACGGCGTTCGATGCCTATAAGATCCTTCACCGGCTGAAGGAACCTTACCGGGAGATCCTGACCATGCGCCTGTTCAGCGAACTGGGATACCGGGAAATCGGGGAACTGTTCGAAAGATCAGAGGACTGGGCGCGGGTCATGTGCTTCAGGGCGAAGCGCATGATCGTTGAGCAAATGAAGGAGGAAACGAAGAATGAATAA
- a CDS encoding cyclase family protein: MKIYDISQEVFTCCVYPGDPSPERQVMMRIPEGAVCNLTAFRMCAHNGTHVDAPFHFINEGRTIDAVSLERFIGSAYVAEHSGEFSAADAEAILEKARAIDPEAAKRILVKGPAVVTEEAAAVFAKAGILLFGNESQTVGPEDAPMRVHLIMLGAEIVLLEGIRLGEVKEGIYLLNAAPLNLGGADGAPCRAVLMKL, translated from the coding sequence ATGAAGATCTATGATATCTCCCAGGAAGTGTTTACCTGCTGTGTGTATCCCGGTGATCCCTCGCCGGAGCGGCAGGTTATGATGCGAATCCCGGAAGGCGCTGTCTGCAACCTGACAGCGTTCCGTATGTGTGCCCACAACGGAACGCATGTGGACGCGCCTTTTCATTTTATCAATGAAGGACGAACGATTGATGCCGTTTCCCTGGAACGGTTCATCGGATCCGCGTATGTGGCGGAGCATTCCGGGGAATTTTCTGCGGCGGACGCTGAAGCCATCCTGGAGAAGGCACGAGCAATCGATCCGGAGGCGGCAAAGCGGATCCTGGTGAAGGGCCCGGCGGTGGTAACGGAAGAGGCTGCCGCGGTTTTCGCGAAAGCGGGGATCCTGCTCTTTGGCAATGAATCCCAGACCGTGGGGCCGGAGGACGCTCCCATGCGGGTGCATCTGATCATGCTGGGAGCGGAGATCGTGCTGCTGGAGGGCATCCGGCTGGGAGAAGTTAAGGAAGGAATCTACCTGCTGAACGCTGCTCCGCTGAACCTGGGAGGAGCGGATGGGGCTCCCTGCCGGGCAGTGCTGATGAAGCTGTAA
- a CDS encoding dicarboxylate/amino acid:cation symporter yields MEKRKKLALSTQIFIALVLAIGAGIALTGNPDFAKSYIKPFGTIFLNLIKWIVCPLVFFSIMAGVVSMRDIKKVGVIGGRTILYYMCTTAFAVAIGLLFANLLKGIFPVLSTAELSYEPAATSVNFMDTLVGIFPSNFIKPFVDANMLQIIVSSLFIGFALILIGHRFDMEFKAVDVCNDVCMKAMEMILKLSPIGVFCLLCPVVAENGPAVLGSLAKVLLVAYMCYIVHAVVVYSISVKTMGGVSPLKFFKGMLPAIMMAFSSASSVGTLPLNMECSEKLGADKEVSSFVLPLGATINMDGTAIYQGVCAVFIASCFGISLTFSQMLTIVLTATLASIGTAGVPGAGMVMLAMVLQSVGLPVEGIALVAGVDRIFDMGRTVVNITGDASCALVVSNLQRKKAAKKAAA; encoded by the coding sequence ATGGAAAAACGGAAGAAACTGGCTCTATCCACGCAGATCTTTATCGCCCTGGTACTGGCGATAGGCGCAGGTATCGCGCTGACGGGAAACCCTGATTTCGCTAAAAGCTATATTAAACCCTTCGGTACGATATTCCTGAACCTGATCAAATGGATCGTATGTCCGCTGGTTTTCTTCTCGATCATGGCGGGTGTGGTGTCCATGCGGGACATCAAAAAGGTCGGCGTCATCGGCGGCCGGACCATTCTCTACTATATGTGCACCACCGCTTTCGCGGTAGCGATCGGCCTGCTGTTTGCCAATCTGCTCAAAGGCATTTTCCCGGTTCTGTCCACAGCGGAGCTGTCCTATGAACCGGCCGCGACTTCTGTCAACTTTATGGATACCCTGGTGGGCATCTTCCCGTCCAACTTCATCAAGCCCTTTGTGGACGCGAATATGCTGCAGATTATCGTATCTTCCCTGTTCATCGGTTTTGCCCTGATCCTGATCGGCCACCGGTTCGATATGGAGTTCAAGGCGGTGGATGTCTGCAACGATGTTTGCATGAAGGCCATGGAAATGATCCTGAAGCTTTCCCCCATCGGTGTCTTCTGCCTGCTCTGCCCGGTGGTGGCTGAGAACGGACCGGCCGTGCTGGGATCTCTGGCCAAGGTGCTGCTGGTGGCTTATATGTGCTATATCGTGCACGCGGTTGTGGTGTATTCCATTTCCGTGAAGACCATGGGCGGCGTCAGCCCTCTGAAGTTCTTCAAGGGCATGCTGCCGGCGATCATGATGGCATTCTCTTCCGCCTCTTCTGTGGGAACGCTTCCCCTGAATATGGAGTGCAGTGAGAAGCTGGGCGCGGATAAGGAAGTCAGCTCCTTCGTGCTGCCGCTGGGCGCCACCATCAACATGGACGGCACTGCCATTTATCAGGGTGTGTGCGCCGTATTCATTGCTTCCTGCTTTGGTATCAGCCTGACCTTCTCCCAGATGCTGACCATCGTGCTGACGGCTACGCTGGCTTCCATCGGTACGGCGGGTGTTCCCGGCGCCGGAATGGTCATGCTTGCCATGGTGCTTCAGTCCGTTGGCCTGCCGGTGGAAGGCATTGCGCTGGTGGCGGGTGTGGACCGGATCTTTGACATGGGACGTACTGTGGTGAACATCACCGGCGACGCCTCCTGCGCGCTTGTTGTTTCCAACCTCCAGCGTAAAAAAGCGGCGAAGAAAGCTGCTGCCTGA
- the mnmA gene encoding tRNA 2-thiouridine(34) synthase MnmA — MSERIVVGMSGGVDSSVAALLLKEQGYDVVGVFMKNWEEEDENGTCTAEEDWRDVRDVCDLIGIPYYSVNFAKEYWDRVFSYFLKEYRAGRTPNPDVLCNREIKFRAFLDFAMTLGATRMATGHFVRTNDAGQLLKGTDPNKDQSYFLYMVHAEQLKKAVFPVGGMTKEQVRKIAEERGLPVSKKKDSTGVCFIGERNFKKFLSEYLPAQPGDMVSPEGEVVGRHDGLMYYTLGQRRGLGIGGRGDGRSWFVIGKDLEKNRLLVAQGEDHPMLYSTRSIAEDVTWVGEAPVKEGETMTCTARYRYRQPDQPVEATLKGGKLLLHSLTPQRAVTPGQSAVLYKDDVCLGGGIVTEVVDPGCVDPDKQIN, encoded by the coding sequence ATGAGCGAGCGTATTGTGGTTGGTATGAGCGGAGGCGTGGATTCCTCCGTTGCGGCCCTGCTTCTGAAGGAGCAGGGCTATGATGTCGTGGGCGTCTTTATGAAAAACTGGGAGGAAGAGGACGAAAACGGCACCTGCACCGCGGAGGAAGACTGGCGGGACGTTCGGGATGTGTGCGACCTGATCGGTATTCCGTACTACAGCGTGAACTTTGCCAAAGAGTACTGGGACCGGGTCTTTTCCTATTTCCTGAAAGAATACCGCGCCGGACGGACTCCGAATCCGGACGTCCTGTGCAACCGGGAGATCAAGTTCCGGGCGTTCCTGGATTTTGCCATGACGCTGGGAGCGACCCGCATGGCGACCGGACACTTTGTCCGCACGAATGATGCGGGACAGCTGCTGAAGGGAACGGACCCGAACAAGGACCAGAGCTATTTCCTGTATATGGTGCACGCGGAACAGCTGAAGAAGGCTGTCTTTCCCGTGGGCGGCATGACCAAGGAACAGGTGCGGAAGATCGCGGAGGAACGGGGCCTGCCGGTCAGCAAAAAGAAGGATTCCACCGGTGTGTGCTTTATCGGTGAACGCAATTTCAAGAAGTTCCTTTCGGAATACCTGCCTGCCCAGCCGGGCGATATGGTTTCGCCGGAGGGCGAGGTGGTGGGCAGGCATGACGGGCTGATGTACTACACCCTCGGCCAGCGCAGAGGCCTGGGCATCGGCGGCCGGGGAGACGGCCGCAGCTGGTTTGTCATCGGCAAGGACCTGGAAAAGAACCGTCTGCTGGTGGCTCAGGGGGAGGATCATCCCATGCTCTACAGCACCCGCAGCATTGCGGAAGACGTGACCTGGGTTGGGGAAGCCCCCGTGAAGGAAGGCGAAACCATGACCTGCACCGCCCGCTACCGCTACCGCCAGCCGGACCAGCCGGTGGAGGCGACCCTGAAGGGCGGAAAGCTGCTGCTGCATTCCCTCACGCCGCAGCGGGCGGTGACGCCCGGCCAGAGCGCCGTACTGTATAAAGATGATGTATGCCTGGGAGGGGGAATCGTAACCGAGGTTGTTGATCCGGGCTGTGTTGACCCGGATAAGCAGATAAACTAA
- the tmk gene encoding dTMP kinase, with amino-acid sequence MMNCELKDTWILFDLDGTLTRSEEGIWNCAKHAVKEMGLPEPDAATLRKFIGPPLLYSFQTFLGMTREQAEEAQRIYRERYTTVGMYENRVYPGVRTMLRTLWKQGAKLGVVTGKPAYPTGKILEHFGFDRFLSTVVCATDARAEKVHLIRDALPENCGEAWMVGDRCFDMEGGKAAGIHTLGVTYGYGSEQELLDTGAEKIAHTPVEILDILCPDAERGRGAFLSVEGLDGSGKGTQIERLSDALDRWGFEVVHTREPGGTPIGEKIREILLDRENTGMTDVTEALLYAASRAQHVREKILPAVKEGKVVLCDRFLDSSVAYQGGGRNLGIDKVLEINAPAVDGTLPDLTVYLDIDHRESLRRRCAASEPDRLEMEAESFHARVENGYHELIARNPERFVVVDAAKTREEIAAEIQEKVLARLMESEDK; translated from the coding sequence ATGATGAATTGTGAATTGAAAGACACCTGGATCCTGTTCGATCTGGACGGAACGCTGACCCGGTCCGAAGAAGGCATCTGGAATTGCGCGAAACACGCGGTGAAGGAGATGGGCCTTCCGGAACCGGACGCCGCGACCCTGCGCAAGTTTATCGGGCCGCCGCTTCTGTATTCCTTCCAGACCTTCCTGGGTATGACCCGGGAACAGGCGGAGGAGGCGCAGCGGATCTACCGGGAACGCTATACCACCGTCGGAATGTACGAGAACCGGGTGTATCCGGGTGTCCGCACCATGCTCCGGACCCTCTGGAAGCAGGGGGCAAAGCTGGGTGTGGTGACCGGCAAACCTGCCTATCCCACCGGGAAGATCCTGGAACATTTCGGCTTTGACCGTTTCCTTTCGACCGTGGTCTGTGCCACGGATGCCCGGGCGGAAAAGGTGCACCTGATCCGGGACGCCCTGCCGGAAAACTGCGGCGAGGCCTGGATGGTCGGCGACCGCTGCTTTGATATGGAAGGCGGCAAAGCTGCCGGGATCCATACACTGGGCGTGACCTACGGCTATGGCAGTGAACAGGAACTGCTGGATACGGGCGCGGAAAAGATTGCCCATACGCCGGTGGAGATCCTGGATATCCTCTGTCCGGACGCTGAACGGGGACGCGGAGCCTTCCTGTCTGTGGAAGGGCTGGATGGCAGCGGCAAGGGAACCCAGATTGAACGGCTTTCCGATGCCCTGGACCGCTGGGGCTTTGAAGTGGTGCATACCCGGGAACCCGGAGGCACGCCCATCGGGGAAAAGATCCGGGAGATCCTGCTGGACCGGGAGAATACCGGCATGACCGATGTGACGGAGGCGCTCCTGTACGCGGCGTCCCGGGCACAGCATGTGCGGGAGAAGATCCTTCCGGCTGTGAAGGAAGGCAAGGTTGTCCTTTGCGACCGGTTCCTGGATTCCTCTGTGGCCTACCAGGGCGGCGGACGGAATCTGGGAATCGATAAGGTACTGGAGATTAACGCGCCGGCGGTGGACGGCACCCTGCCGGACCTGACGGTTTATCTGGATATAGACCACCGTGAATCGCTGCGGCGCCGCTGCGCGGCAAGCGAACCGGATCGCTTGGAGATGGAGGCGGAAAGCTTCCATGCCCGGGTGGAAAACGGCTATCATGAGCTGATCGCCCGGAATCCGGAACGTTTTGTGGTGGTGGACGCGGCGAAGACCCGTGAGGAGATTGCCGCGGAGATACAGGAAAAAGTGCTGGCCCGTCTGATGGAATCGGAGGACAAATGA
- a CDS encoding homoserine dehydrogenase — MKEVVLGLLGLGNIGGGVWDLIREFGGEVGKRTGVKLRVKKALVLDKKIHGGKEVPDEVLTTDKNDILEDPEINIVCEFLGGEQPAASMMLRALENGKSVVTANKMALSLHFDELREMAKKTGAGLYYEASVGGAIPIINAIQTPLIANHIEQIMGIVNGTTNYILTRMAAEGAEYEAVLKDAQRLGLAEPNPTADVEGFDAAYKLSILGSLAFHSRVLVEDVYREGITKVNSEDIAFGREMGYVLKLLAIGKDNGDSIEARVHPAFLPADHPLARVDGSLNAVYLYGHSFKDMMLEGRGAGDAPTASAIVGDIVQAAQNAVHPMPVMRKDPLPVADDWYSKYFIRMKAKDAPGVLAEVAGLLAKEEISVSAMTQKDAGPDGKATLIIITHMAPEKAVQRVVKALNPEICKVENVIRVEG; from the coding sequence GGAGGCGTCTGGGATCTGATCCGGGAATTCGGCGGTGAAGTCGGAAAGCGCACGGGCGTGAAGCTCCGTGTGAAGAAGGCTCTCGTGCTGGACAAGAAGATCCATGGCGGCAAGGAAGTGCCGGATGAGGTACTGACTACAGATAAGAACGATATCCTGGAAGATCCGGAGATCAATATCGTCTGCGAATTCCTGGGCGGCGAACAGCCTGCCGCGTCCATGATGCTGCGCGCGCTGGAGAACGGCAAGTCCGTTGTCACCGCGAACAAGATGGCGCTTTCCCTTCATTTTGACGAACTGCGGGAGATGGCAAAGAAGACCGGCGCGGGCCTGTACTACGAAGCCAGCGTCGGCGGCGCGATCCCGATTATCAACGCGATCCAGACCCCTCTGATCGCCAATCATATTGAGCAGATCATGGGTATTGTCAACGGCACGACCAACTACATCCTCACCCGGATGGCGGCGGAAGGCGCCGAATATGAAGCGGTACTGAAGGACGCCCAGCGCCTGGGTCTTGCGGAACCCAATCCCACGGCGGACGTGGAAGGCTTTGACGCGGCCTACAAGCTGAGCATCCTGGGCTCCCTGGCATTCCACAGCCGGGTGCTTGTGGAAGACGTGTACCGCGAGGGTATTACCAAGGTTAATTCCGAAGACATCGCTTTCGGACGGGAAATGGGCTATGTGCTGAAGCTCCTGGCCATCGGCAAGGACAATGGCGATTCCATTGAAGCCCGTGTGCATCCGGCTTTCCTGCCGGCGGATCATCCGCTGGCCCGTGTGGACGGTTCCCTGAACGCGGTTTATCTCTATGGCCATTCCTTTAAGGACATGATGCTGGAAGGCCGCGGCGCCGGAGATGCTCCGACCGCCAGCGCGATTGTCGGCGACATTGTCCAGGCGGCACAGAACGCGGTGCATCCCATGCCCGTGATGCGGAAGGATCCGCTGCCTGTGGCGGATGACTGGTACAGCAAGTACTTTATCCGCATGAAGGCCAAGGATGCCCCCGGCGTGCTGGCGGAAGTGGCGGGTCTGCTGGCCAAGGAAGAGATTTCCGTTTCCGCCATGACGCAGAAGGACGCCGGTCCGGACGGAAAAGCGACCCTGATCATCATCACGCACATGGCGCCTGAAAAGGCTGTGCAGCGCGTGGTGAAGGCGCTGAATCCCGAAATCTGCAAAGTGGAGAATGTTATCCGGGTAGAAGGATAA